One genomic region from Bubalus bubalis isolate 160015118507 breed Murrah chromosome 24, NDDB_SH_1, whole genome shotgun sequence encodes:
- the SEC14L5 gene encoding SEC14-like protein 5, with the protein MVQKYQSPVRVYKHPFELVMVAYEKRFPTCPQIPVFLGSEVLRESRSADGAVHVVERSCRLRVEAPRLLRKIAGVEHVVFVQRNVLNWKERTLFIEAHNETFASRVVVKENCSYRVHPENEDWTCFEQSASLDIRSFFGFESALEKIAMRQYTANVKRGKEVIEHYLNELISQGTSHIPRWTPALAREEDAPSQAGQREPDSLEVCGPSSAQDLAPESVSTDGDKLDADYIERCLGHLTPMQESCLVQLRRWLQETHKGKIPKDEHILRFLRARDFHLDRAREMLCQSLSWRKQHQVDLLLETWQPPALLEEFYAGGWHYQDIDGRPLYILRLGHMDTKGLMKAVGEEVLLRHVLSINEEGQKRCEGNTKQFGRPISSWTCLVDLEGLSLRHLWRPGVKALLRMIEVVEGNYPETLGRLLIVRAPRVFPVLWTLISPFINENTRQKFLIYSGSNYQGPGGLVDYLDKDVIPDFLGGECLCNVPEGGLVPKSLYLTEEDQENEDQLWQWRETYHSASVLRGAPHEVTVEILERESVITWDFDILRGDVVFSLYHAKQASTPGPQETEARVGGQLTDRGWALGADFSCVEAPLICREGESIQGSHVTRWPGIYLLQWQMHSPPAHMACSLPGVEDVLTALHSPGPRCKLLYYYEVLASEDFRGSMSSLESCASRFSQLSATTSSSAPSHSSSLVSR; encoded by the exons GCCTATGAGAAGCGCTTCCCCACCTGCCCGCAGATTCCAGTCTTCCTGGGCAGTGAGGTCCTGCGCGAGTCCCGCAGCGCCGATGGCGCGGTGCACGTGGTGGAGCGGAGCTGCCGGCTGCGCGTGGAGGCCCCGCGGCTGCTGCGCAAG ATCGCAGGTGTGGAGCACGTGGTCTTCGTGCAAAGAAACGTCTTGAATTGGAAGGAGAGGACGCTCTTCATTGAAGCGCACAACGAGACCTTCGCCAGCCGCGTGGTGGTCAAGGAGAACTGCAGCTACAGG GTCCACCCTGAGAATGAAGACTGGACGTGCTTTGAGCAGTCTGCCTCACTCGACATCCGGTCCTTCTTTGGCTTTGAAAGTGCCTTGGAGAAGATCGCCATGAGGCAGTACACGGCGAACGTCAAGAGG GGAAAGGAGGTGATTGAGCATTACCTGAATGAGCTCATCTCCCAGGGCACCTCTCACATTCCCCGGTGGACGCCTGCCCTCGCGCGAGAAGAAGACGCCCCCTCCCAGGCTGGGCAGAGGGAGCCCGACTCACTGGAGGTCTGTGGGCCCAGCAGTGCCCAGGACCTGGCTCCTGAGTCCGTCAGTACTGATG gggacaagCTGGACGCGGACTACATTGAGAGGTGCCTGGGCCATCTCACGCCCATGCAGGAGAGCTGCCTGGTCCAGCTGAGACGCTGGCTGCAGGAGACCCACAAAGGCAAG aTCCCCAAAGATGAGCACATCCTTCGCTTCCTCCGGGCTCGAGACTTCCACCTGGACCGGGCCCGCGAGATGCTGTGCCAGTCCTTGAGCTGGCGGAAGCAGCACCAGGTGGACCTCCTCCTAGAGACCTGGCAACCCCCCGCCCTCCTGGAGGAGTTCTATGCCGGAGGCTGGCACTACCAGGACATAG ATGGCCGCCCACTGTACATCCTGCGTCTGGGCCACATGGACACCAAGGGCTTGATGAAGGCCGTGGGGGAGGAGGTGCTGCTGCGGCAC GTTCTTTCCATCAACGAGGAAGGACAGAAGCGGTGTGAAGGGAACACGAAACAGTTTGGCCGTCCCATCAG CTCCTGGACCTGCCTGGTGGACCTGGAGGGTCTCAGCCTGAGGCACCTGTGGCGGCCGGGGGTGAAGGCCCTGCTGCGCATGATCGAGGTGGTGGAAGGCAATTACCCCGAGACCCTGGGCCGGCTGCTCATCGTGCGAGCCCCCCGCGTCTTCCCCGTGCTCTGGACACTG ATCAGCCCCTTCATCAACGAGAACACCCGACAGAAGTTCCTCATCTACAGTGGCAGCAATTACCAGGGCCCCGGAGGCCTTGTCGATTATCTGGACAAAGATGTGATTCCTGACTTCCTTGGGGGAGAGTGCCTG TGTAATGTCCCTGAAGGAGGACTGGTCCCCAAGTCCCTGTATCTGACGGAAGAGGATCAGGAGAACGAAGACCAGCTGTGGCAGTGGAGGGAGACGTACCACTCGGCCAGCGTGCTCCGCGGGGCCCCCCACGAG GTCACCGTGGAGATTCTGGAGAGGGAGTCAGTCATCACCTGGGACTTCGACATCCTCCGTGGGGATGTGGTGTTCAGTCTGTACCACGCCAAGCAGGCGTCCACGCCAGGCCCCCAGGAGACTGAGGCCAGGGTCGGCGGGCAGCTGACGGACAGAGGCTGGGCCCTGGGTGCAGATTTCAGCTGCGTGGAGGCCCCGCTCATCTGCCGGGAAGGGGAGAGCATCCAG GGCTCCCACGTGACCCGGTGGCCTGGCATCTACCTGCTGCAGTGGCAAATGCACAGCCCCCCTGCCCACATGGCCTGCAGCCTCCCGGGCGTAGAGGATGTCCTGACAGCCCTGCACAGCCCCGGCCCCAGGTGCAAACTCCTCTACTACTACGAGGTGCTGGCGTCCGAGGACTTCAG GGGCTCCATGTCCAGCCTGGAATCCTGCGCCAGCCGCTTCTCCCAGCTCAGCGCCACCACTTCCTCCTCGGCGCCGTCCCACAGCAGCTCCCTGGTCTCCAGGTAG